A section of the Salmo trutta chromosome 4, fSalTru1.1, whole genome shotgun sequence genome encodes:
- the LOC115191923 gene encoding endonuclease domain-containing 1 protein, with the protein MVTLSLLSFCLLPLLAVRGEVAPNFDNCKDSFFKKTPVSGLNIALPTPIEPDTQGLENPEKCLSAYSAASPAYICQRNGNHYYFATLYDRGRRIPLYSAYEMNIKGVPGREGSIVYYEPQLVHPDLPLQQMGKKGSLSEIKKYNQNNGCRERSPQYRQNYKLGWSQALDDNFGSYDRGHLNPAGHHEREASKATMTHTNVAPQDGTMNKGPWNRYETRLKDVLSAGCSKMYVVTGVVPSSTWVDQNQRVNVPSHYWNAYCCTDNNDNPVRSGGALGPNTAQGVVTEYTSVTVLETELRELLNVDNNFNIFDDCRT; encoded by the exons ATGGTGACTCTGTCCCTCTTGTCCTTCTGTCTGCTCCCCTTGTTGGCAGTCAGAGGGGAAGTGGCTCCAAATTTCGACAACTGCAAAGATTCTTTCTTCAAAAAGACACCAGTGTCTGGTCTGAATATAGCACTCCCCACTCCGATCGAGCCCGACACACAGGGCTTAGAGAATCCTGAGAAATGTCTCTCTGCTTACAGTGCTGCCTCTCCTGCATACATCTGTCAGAGAAACGGTAACCACTATTACTTTGCCACTCTGTATGACCGTGGCAGGAGGATCCCTCTGTACTCTGCCTATGAAATGAATATCAAAGGGGTCCCTGGCAGAGAGGGGTCCATAGTTTATTATGAACCACAG CTTGTGCATCCTGACCTACCACTACAGCAAATGGGTAAGAAAGGATCATTGAGTGAGATCAAGAAATACAACCAAAACAACGGCTGCAGAGAACGCTCTCCACAATACCGACAGAACTACAAGCTGGGCTGGAGTCAGGCTCTTGATGACAACTTTGGCTCGTATGACCGCGGGCACCTAAACCCCGCAGGACACCATGAAAGAGAAGCCTCCAAAGCCACCATGACCCATACCAACGTAGCTCCGCAAGATGGGACGATGAACAAGGGGCCGTGGAACCGGTATGAGACGAGACTGAAGGATGTTTTGAGTGCAGGCTGTAGTAAGATGTATGTGGTGACAGGGGTGGTCCCAAGCAGCACGTGGGTAGACCAGAACCAGCGAGTCAATGTTCCGAGTCACTACTGGAATGCCTACTGCTGCACCGACAACAACGACAACCCTGTCAGATCTGGAGGTGCCTTGGGTCCTAACACAGCTCAGGGTGTTGTTACAGAGTATACCTCTGTTACAGTCCTTGAGACTGAGCTTAGAGAGCTACTGAATGTTGACAACAATTTCAACATTTTTGATGACTGTCGAACATAG